In the genome of Candidatus Aminicenantes bacterium, the window GAGAGAACATGGATTTCAGCGAATTGAAAAATGCGATCCGCAAAGGGGTGCCCATCCAGGAGCCCGATTTCATCAAGGACGACGAGGAATCGCTCAATCTGGGCTACATGGACATGAAAGCCACCGAGAAGCTCGTCTTCTCGATATCCACCTTCAAGAACAAGAAATACTTCAGCATCCGCAACTGGTACCAGGCCGAATCGGGGGAGTGGGCGCGGACGAAAAAAGGCATCAACCTCTCCTTCGACAAGTTCGCTGAATTCGAAAATTTCATCAAGCTCGTCGCCCAGTCCATCCAGCTGGATCAGTAAGCGGCCGCTTAAAACCGGCAGCCGCCCGGAAAAAACACGCATGCCCAGAGCAATCGGTTTTGACAACGAAAAATACCTGCGCGAACAGACGGCGGCCATCCTGGAGCGGGTCCATTCCTTCAACGACAAACTCTACCTGGAGTTCGGCGGCAAGCTGCTGTTCGACTACCACGCGGCCCGCGTGCTTCCCGGCTTCGACCCGGACCTGAAGATCCGCCCACTCCTGAAGCTCAAGGACCGCATCGAGATCCTGTTCTGCGTGAACGCCCGCGACGTGCAGGGTGGTCGGGTGAGGGGCGACTTTGGTCTCACCTACGACCTGGCCACCCTCCGCACCCTCGACG includes:
- a CDS encoding transcriptional coactivator p15/PC4 family protein, which gives rise to MDFSELKNAIRKGVPIQEPDFIKDDEESLNLGYMDMKATEKLVFSISTFKNKKYFSIRNWYQAESGEWARTKKGINLSFDKFAEFENFIKLVAQSIQLDQ
- a CDS encoding DUF1846 family protein; protein product: MPRAIGFDNEKYLREQTAAILERVHSFNDKLYLEFGGKLLFDYHAARVLPGFDPDLKIRPLLKLKDRIEILFCVNARDVQGGRVRGDFGLTYDLATLRTLD